GCCGGCGCCGGGACTGCCTGATGTCGCTGCGGTACGGCCCCGTCGCCGGTCCGGGGAGGACACGGACGTGTCGATGATCACCGTCGCCGGCGAAGCGCTGGTCGACGTCGTCGGTCAGGGCCGCGAGGTCCCCGGCGGCGGGCCCGCGAACGTTGCGCTCGGCCTGGGGCGGCTCGGCGCCGAGGTCGAGTTCGCGACCTGGCTCGGTGCGGACGAGCGAGGACGGCACATCGCGCAGCACCTCGAGGCCTCGGGCGTGCAGCTCGTCGCCGGCGGCTTCGGCGCTGCACGGACGTCATCCGCGACGGTGCTGCTCGGTGCGGACGGGCAGCCCAGCTACGCGTTCGACATCGAGTGGGACCTCCCGCGCCTCCAGCGGACACCGGAGTGGTTGCACGTCGGATCGATCGCCGCGTTCCTCCAGCCGGGGGCAGAGAAGGTGCTCGCTGCGGCCGAACGGACCACGGCCGCCGGTGGGATCGTCTCGCTCGACCCGAACGTCCGCCCCGCCTTGCTCGGCACCCGGTCCGCAGCACGCGCCCGGTTCGAGGAGCTGGCGGCCCTGGCGACCGTGGTGAAGCTCTCCGACGAGGACGCGGCATGGCTCT
The sequence above is a segment of the Curtobacterium sp. BH-2-1-1 genome. Coding sequences within it:
- a CDS encoding carbohydrate kinase is translated as MITVAGEALVDVVGQGREVPGGGPANVALGLGRLGAEVEFATWLGADERGRHIAQHLEASGVQLVAGGFGAARTSSATVLLGADGQPSYAFDIEWDLPRLQRTPEWLHVGSIAAFLQPGAEKVLAAAERTTAAGGIVSLDPNVRPALLGTRSAARARFEELAALATVVKLSDEDAAWLWPGRDTDAVLDAVIGLGAELAVVTAGASGSILSTASERVTVPGERAAVIDTVGAGDTYTAALLWQLTCSRPWPADSSSTGSDSSLGHLDGTALEELGRTCSIAAAITVGRRGADLPTIDDVRLASGPKAVR